A genomic stretch from Eubacterium sulci ATCC 35585 includes:
- a CDS encoding lactate dehydrogenase: MPQVTSLNIEKDPETRPYVAWDLVENFMIDAFKAVGVPEEDARICADVLLESDRRGIESHGCNRFKPIYIDRINAGIQKPVTEYEVIKDTPTTLVVDAHDGMGMVASYKAMKSIIEKAKTYGMGMAAIRNSTHYGISGYWTGMAADEGMIGISGTNARPSIAPTFGVENMLGTNPLTFSLPTDEGFPFCIDCATSITQRGKIEYFARCGMDTPAGMVIGRNGEAMTDSEDILEALTSGRAALAPLGGIGEELAGYKGYSYATVVEVLSAALQGGHFLKALSGFDADGKRRPYGLGHFFMVINPDFFVGEKEFRKTCGDILRELRASEKAPGHDRIYTAGEKAYMTSVFRKDKGVPIGEAVQKEFIEVRDKYNLDYKFPFEK, translated from the coding sequence ATGCCACAGGTAACATCGTTAAACATTGAAAAGGACCCGGAAACAAGGCCCTATGTAGCTTGGGATTTAGTAGAGAATTTTATGATTGATGCGTTCAAGGCAGTTGGTGTGCCAGAGGAGGACGCTAGGATATGCGCAGATGTACTTCTTGAGAGTGATAGGCGCGGAATCGAAAGCCACGGATGCAATAGATTTAAGCCTATTTACATAGACAGAATCAATGCGGGTATTCAGAAACCTGTAACAGAGTATGAGGTGATCAAAGACACTCCAACGACTTTGGTTGTAGATGCTCACGATGGTATGGGCATGGTTGCTTCTTACAAGGCGATGAAGTCTATAATCGAAAAGGCTAAGACCTACGGCATGGGTATGGCGGCTATCAGAAACTCCACACACTATGGAATTTCAGGATATTGGACAGGTATGGCTGCTGATGAGGGAATGATTGGTATCTCGGGAACAAATGCTAGACCTTCTATTGCGCCTACATTTGGTGTAGAGAATATGCTTGGAACAAATCCTTTGACATTCTCACTACCTACAGACGAGGGATTCCCATTCTGTATTGACTGTGCAACTTCAATCACTCAGAGAGGTAAGATTGAGTATTTTGCACGCTGCGGCATGGATACGCCAGCTGGTATGGTTATCGGAAGAAACGGTGAGGCTATGACAGATAGCGAGGATATTCTAGAAGCTTTGACTAGCGGAAGAGCTGCACTTGCACCTCTTGGAGGAATAGGCGAGGAGCTTGCTGGATACAAGGGATATAGCTATGCGACTGTTGTCGAGGTTCTATCAGCTGCGCTTCAGGGAGGACACTTCCTAAAGGCGCTATCTGGTTTTGATGCAGATGGAAAACGCAGGCCTTATGGACTTGGTCACTTCTTCATGGTTATCAATCCTGATTTCTTCGTTGGCGAAAAGGAATTTCGCAAGACTTGTGGAGATATCTTAAGAGAGCTGAGAGCATCAGAGAAGGCTCCTGGACACGACAGAATCTACACTGCCGGCGAGAAAGCATATATGACTTCCGTATTTCGCAAGGACAAGGGAGTGCCTATCGGAGAGGCTGTTCAGAAGGAGTTTATCGAAGTTAGAGATAAATACAACTTGGATTACAAGTTCCCATTTGAGAAATAG
- a CDS encoding AraC family transcriptional regulator translates to MESLHKKLPGILICLAIAIPSYLLGKFVPVVGGAIFSILIGMVIATFWKEKGKAALGIKFTSKFVLQLAVVLLGFGLNLNVIMQTGKQSLPIIVCTISTSLVTAFFLHKALSIHKNTSVLIGVGSSICGGSAIAATAPVIDANDEEVAQSISVIFFFNVLAAIIFPILGKALGFDTLSGDAFGIFAGTAVNDTSSVTAAAATWDSMWNLGTQTLDKAVTVKLTRTLAIIPITLILAIYRAKKEQAGADSSQKQSSFSIKRAFPMFILYFVLASVVTTIAVNLGVSAGFFTPLKTLSKFFIVMAMAAIGLNSNIVKLVKTGGKPLILGACCWAAITVVSIIMQHLMGLI, encoded by the coding sequence ATGGAATCATTACATAAGAAGTTGCCAGGCATATTAATCTGCCTAGCCATAGCAATTCCGTCATACCTGCTCGGCAAGTTCGTGCCCGTAGTCGGAGGCGCCATCTTTTCTATTTTGATTGGCATGGTCATAGCAACATTTTGGAAGGAAAAAGGCAAGGCTGCACTAGGCATTAAGTTCACATCAAAGTTTGTACTTCAGCTAGCAGTCGTTCTGCTCGGCTTCGGCCTTAATCTAAATGTCATAATGCAAACAGGAAAGCAGTCGCTGCCTATAATAGTCTGCACGATTTCTACATCGCTAGTGACTGCCTTTTTTCTTCATAAGGCCCTATCTATTCACAAAAACACATCCGTGCTCATAGGCGTCGGTTCATCGATATGCGGAGGCTCTGCTATAGCAGCCACTGCACCTGTGATAGATGCAAACGATGAAGAGGTCGCGCAATCCATATCCGTAATATTCTTCTTTAATGTGCTAGCGGCTATAATATTTCCAATCCTCGGTAAAGCACTCGGTTTTGATACTCTGTCAGGCGACGCCTTTGGAATCTTTGCTGGAACAGCAGTAAACGACACATCTTCAGTAACGGCAGCTGCTGCAACCTGGGACAGTATGTGGAATCTAGGCACACAGACTCTAGACAAGGCGGTAACAGTTAAACTGACTAGAACTCTAGCAATCATCCCTATCACTTTGATTCTAGCAATCTATAGAGCAAAGAAAGAGCAGGCAGGTGCTGATAGCTCGCAGAAACAATCAAGCTTTAGCATAAAGCGAGCATTTCCAATGTTCATCCTCTACTTCGTCCTCGCATCAGTTGTAACCACAATTGCTGTAAATCTAGGCGTAAGTGCAGGCTTCTTCACACCGCTTAAAACCCTAAGTAAATTCTTCATTGTAATGGCGATGGCGGCTATAGGTCTTAATAGCAACATCGTAAAGTTAGTAAAGACTGGTGGAAAACCTTTGATCCTCGGAGCCTGCTGTTGGGCTGCAATCACTGTTGTGAGCATAATTATGCAGCATTTGATGGGTTTGATATAA
- a CDS encoding thiamine biosynthesis protein ThiF produces the protein METQFSRTERILGREFIERLSSSRVAIFGVGGVGGYVMESLVRSGIGCIDIVDNDTVALSNLNRQIIATHSSIGENKVDVAEARAKDINPEIIVNKHNVFYLPDSDYEFDFASFDYIVDAIDTVSAKLDLIEKAHEHGVPIISAMGCGNRFDPTKLVVTDIYKTEMDPLAKVMRKELKKRGIKKLKVVYSTEEPIKPMDFDEDGQKIMTSSQVAAAGQTRAKSVPGSTAFVPSAAGLIIASQVAFDLTEDLR, from the coding sequence ATGGAAACACAGTTTTCACGTACAGAAAGAATATTGGGCAGGGAATTTATCGAAAGGCTTTCTTCCAGCAGAGTTGCAATCTTCGGTGTTGGAGGTGTCGGCGGCTATGTCATGGAATCACTTGTTCGCTCAGGCATAGGCTGTATAGATATCGTGGATAATGACACTGTAGCGCTCAGCAATCTGAACCGCCAGATCATCGCAACTCACAGCAGCATCGGCGAGAATAAAGTCGATGTAGCCGAAGCGAGAGCAAAGGATATAAACCCCGAAATAATAGTAAATAAGCACAATGTATTCTATCTTCCGGATTCAGACTATGAGTTTGATTTTGCAAGCTTTGACTATATAGTCGATGCGATAGATACTGTTTCAGCAAAGCTTGATTTGATAGAGAAGGCGCATGAGCACGGAGTTCCCATTATTTCAGCCATGGGCTGCGGAAATCGTTTTGATCCAACAAAGCTTGTAGTAACAGATATCTATAAAACTGAGATGGATCCACTCGCAAAGGTGATGCGCAAGGAGCTAAAAAAACGTGGAATCAAAAAGCTCAAGGTTGTTTATTCGACGGAGGAGCCTATAAAACCTATGGACTTTGATGAAGATGGTCAAAAAATAATGACTAGTTCACAGGTCGCAGCAGCAGGTCAGACTAGAGCTAAGTCAGTTCCTGGCTCAACAGCTTTTGTACCTTCAGCTGCTGGGCTGATAATAGCATCTCAAGTTGCCTTTGATCTAACAGAAGACCTTAGATAA
- a CDS encoding methionine ABC transporter substrate-binding protein — translation MKKIKALILIGVLSITAVALVACGSKKDNVVTIAVPNDTTNEARALLLLQSKGYIKLKDGAGLDATIRDIEDKNGIEFKEVEAAQVPNTLKDVDFAVINSNFAIDAGLNPVKDSLIIEDNSAKYANIVAVKEGQENTDKIKALVASLESKQVADYIKKKYNGGVVSVVENPGDGYDKSVDYDALKGTTITVAASPTPHADVLKVAKEILAKKGITLDIKEFTDYVQPNKVVDSGEVDANYFQHLPYLEAFNKENGTKVVSVGAIHNEPMGLYAGKTKSLDSLKKLK, via the coding sequence ATGAAGAAAATAAAGGCATTAATTTTGATCGGTGTGCTATCAATTACAGCAGTAGCACTTGTAGCTTGCGGAAGCAAGAAGGATAACGTAGTTACAATCGCAGTTCCTAATGACACAACAAACGAAGCGAGAGCGCTTTTGCTCTTACAGTCAAAGGGTTACATCAAGCTTAAGGATGGAGCTGGACTAGATGCAACTATCAGAGACATTGAAGACAAGAATGGAATCGAGTTCAAAGAAGTTGAAGCAGCTCAGGTTCCAAACACACTTAAGGATGTTGACTTTGCAGTTATCAACTCAAACTTTGCTATCGATGCTGGTCTAAATCCAGTTAAGGATTCTCTAATCATCGAGGACAACAGCGCAAAGTATGCAAACATCGTTGCAGTAAAAGAAGGACAGGAGAATACAGATAAGATTAAGGCTCTTGTTGCATCACTAGAGAGCAAGCAGGTTGCTGATTATATTAAGAAGAAATACAACGGTGGTGTTGTAAGCGTAGTAGAAAATCCTGGCGATGGATACGACAAGTCAGTTGATTACGATGCACTAAAGGGAACAACAATCACTGTTGCAGCATCACCTACACCGCACGCAGACGTACTAAAGGTTGCTAAGGAAATCCTAGCAAAGAAGGGCATCACTCTAGATATCAAGGAATTCACTGACTATGTTCAGCCAAACAAGGTTGTTGATAGCGGAGAAGTCGATGCAAACTACTTCCAGCACCTTCCATACCTAGAAGCTTTCAATAAGGAAAATGGAACAAAGGTTGTATCTGTTGGAGCAATCCACAATGAGCCAATGGGTCTATACGCTGGTAAGACAAAGTCACTAGATTCACTAAAGAAGCTAAAATAA
- a CDS encoding 30S ribosomal protein S9: MAKMQYLGTGRRKASVARVRLIPGTGKITINKRTLDEFFGMEMVKREIERPFAVAGCEGKYDVVATVRGGGFTGQAGALRHGISRALCQADKEAYRPALKAAGFLTRDPRMKERKKYGLKKARRASQFSKR, from the coding sequence ATGGCAAAAATGCAGTACCTAGGAACAGGTAGAAGAAAAGCTTCAGTAGCTAGAGTTAGATTGATTCCCGGAACAGGAAAGATAACAATCAATAAGAGAACCCTAGATGAGTTCTTTGGCATGGAGATGGTTAAGAGAGAAATCGAAAGACCATTTGCAGTTGCAGGATGCGAAGGCAAGTACGATGTTGTCGCAACAGTTAGAGGTGGCGGCTTCACAGGACAGGCTGGCGCTCTTAGACACGGAATCTCAAGAGCTCTTTGTCAGGCAGACAAGGAAGCTTACAGACCCGCACTTAAGGCAGCTGGATTCTTGACAAGAGACCCAAGAATGAAGGAAAGAAAGAAGTATGGACTAAAGAAGGCAAGAAGAGCTTCACAGTTCAGCAAGAGATAA
- a CDS encoding ABC transporter: MIELKNISKTFETKDGKVEALKDIAIKINDGDIYGIIGMSGAGKSTLVRCINLLEVPTSGAVLVDGQDLTKFTPRELRAARKRITMIFQSFNLLMQKTCLQNICFPLLTSRVKRKVAIKRGRELLKLVGLADKENAYPAQLSGGQKQRIAIARALATDPKVLLCDEATSALDPKTTNQILDLLSKINRELGITVVIITHQMSVVERICNKVTILDNGRIAESGSVTEIFAKPESEAGKRLVFPDKAEQGLATYRDDRSVISVSFNDSETTESPLIADLAITLGIPASILYASTRSLNGKAFGKMLLGVKKEGDNVDRVLEFLNEHDGVLAELEDVSKLRKEVDSDE, encoded by the coding sequence ATGATTGAATTAAAGAATATATCAAAAACATTTGAGACAAAAGACGGAAAAGTAGAAGCACTAAAGGATATCGCCATCAAAATTAATGATGGCGATATTTATGGCATTATAGGAATGAGCGGAGCCGGAAAGAGTACGCTGGTGCGCTGTATCAATCTACTTGAAGTTCCAACATCAGGAGCTGTCCTAGTGGATGGCCAAGACCTGACTAAATTTACACCTAGGGAGCTTAGAGCGGCTAGGAAGAGAATCACGATGATCTTCCAGAGCTTTAATCTTTTGATGCAGAAAACATGTCTGCAAAATATATGCTTTCCACTATTGACGAGCAGGGTTAAGCGAAAAGTAGCGATAAAGAGGGGTAGAGAGCTGCTCAAGCTTGTAGGGCTTGCGGATAAAGAAAATGCTTACCCTGCTCAGCTTTCTGGTGGACAAAAACAGAGAATTGCAATAGCGAGGGCTCTTGCAACAGATCCTAAGGTATTGCTTTGCGATGAGGCGACAAGTGCGCTTGATCCAAAGACAACAAATCAGATTCTTGATTTGCTATCCAAGATTAACAGGGAACTTGGAATCACTGTAGTCATTATTACACATCAGATGTCTGTAGTCGAAAGAATTTGTAACAAAGTTACAATCCTAGATAATGGGCGCATAGCAGAGAGCGGTAGCGTTACAGAAATCTTTGCAAAGCCTGAATCCGAGGCGGGTAAGAGACTTGTATTTCCTGATAAGGCTGAACAGGGGCTAGCCACATATAGGGATGACAGGTCTGTTATATCCGTTTCATTTAATGACTCTGAGACAACGGAGTCGCCACTTATTGCTGACCTTGCGATTACGCTTGGTATTCCTGCAAGCATTCTCTATGCGTCGACAAGATCCCTAAATGGGAAGGCGTTTGGCAAGATGCTTTTAGGCGTAAAAAAAGAAGGGGATAATGTAGATAGAGTTCTCGAATTCTTAAACGAGCACGATGGTGTACTAGCTGAATTAGAGGATGTAAGCAAGCTAAGAAAGGAGGTGGACTCTGATGAGTGA
- a CDS encoding phosphorylase, whose product MKVALVEFDDNQNAVIMPRHEKLDIELPKKLVYVFLDECIDRYANKIGAKCVAKYDSLTKKYPVYVTEIRGEKIAFCQAPVGAPAATMVMDWLIGYGSQTILASGCCGALEDIDENVFLVPSKALRDEGTSFHYAPPSRFIELDDKMRNLIKEGMERRNINYRECITWSTDAFYRETPAKIKARKAEGCSVVDMECSALAACAKFRDADYGQIIFTADSLVNLDSYDVRGWGKDSFVKALELCLDLIRDF is encoded by the coding sequence ATGAAAGTAGCGCTTGTAGAATTCGATGATAATCAAAATGCGGTGATAATGCCTAGGCATGAGAAACTTGACATCGAGCTTCCTAAAAAACTTGTGTATGTATTTCTTGACGAGTGTATAGATAGATATGCTAATAAAATAGGTGCAAAGTGCGTTGCAAAGTATGATTCGCTAACAAAGAAATATCCCGTATACGTCACGGAGATTAGGGGCGAGAAAATTGCTTTCTGCCAAGCTCCGGTCGGTGCTCCTGCGGCCACAATGGTCATGGACTGGCTTATAGGCTACGGCTCTCAAACCATATTGGCTTCGGGTTGCTGTGGAGCGCTTGAGGATATAGACGAAAATGTTTTCCTGGTTCCATCAAAGGCGTTAAGGGATGAAGGAACATCATTTCACTATGCTCCTCCATCGCGATTTATCGAGCTTGATGATAAAATGAGAAACCTCATTAAAGAGGGTATGGAAAGACGTAACATAAACTATCGCGAGTGTATCACTTGGAGTACGGATGCTTTTTATCGAGAGACGCCTGCAAAGATCAAAGCGAGAAAAGCAGAGGGATGCTCTGTGGTGGATATGGAGTGCTCCGCACTTGCAGCCTGTGCAAAGTTCAGAGATGCAGATTATGGTCAGATAATATTTACGGCCGATTCGCTAGTTAATCTTGATAGTTATGATGTTAGAGGTTGGGGGAAGGACTCTTTTGTAAAGGCACTTGAGCTTTGTCTTGATTTGATAAGAGATTTTTAG
- a CDS encoding 50S ribosomal protein L13 — translation MKSYIAKPAEVERKWYVVDAEGKTLGRLASEVAMVLRGKRKPTYTPHVDCGDYVIVINAEKVEVTGKKRKEKIYKRHTGYPGGLREVTFEKLQARKPEEIIRHAVKGMLPDGRLGRQMFKKLKVYAGPQHEHAAQKPEELNF, via the coding sequence ATGAAGTCATACATTGCAAAGCCAGCAGAAGTAGAACGTAAATGGTACGTTGTAGATGCTGAAGGTAAGACTCTCGGAAGACTAGCATCAGAAGTTGCTATGGTACTGAGAGGAAAGAGAAAGCCAACTTACACACCACACGTTGACTGCGGTGACTACGTTATCGTAATCAATGCTGAGAAGGTAGAAGTTACTGGCAAGAAGAGAAAAGAGAAGATCTACAAGAGACACACAGGATATCCTGGTGGACTTCGTGAGGTCACATTTGAGAAGCTACAGGCACGTAAGCCAGAGGAAATCATCAGACATGCAGTTAAGGGCATGCTTCCAGATGGAAGACTTGGCAGACAGATGTTCAAGAAGCTAAAGGTTTATGCAGGACCTCAGCATGAACATGCAGCACAGAAGCCTGAAGAGTTGAATTTCTAA
- a CDS encoding adenine deaminase gives MTKESLKNLIDVAAGRIPADTLIKNCKIVNVFSGEITEGNIALTDGMIAGIGDYEAKNIVDAEGAYAAPGFIDSHIHIESSYLSPEELGKLLVPHGGTTIIADPHEIVNVCGLTGLSYMIDAAKNTKLDVKYMLPSCVPATVFEHSGAVIDAEKMKEFIDNEAILGIGEFMDFPGVIGALDGDLDKLMLSKETGKPVDGHAPGVSGKALNAYSSTRIVADHECASIEDMQNKIACGMYVMLREGSACKDLQRLIKGVTSYNARRCILCSDDRQPKTILKEGHLDNHLRMCVAEGLDPIEVLRMATINACECFGIKDRGAIAPGYRADIVLFDNLKDFNVGKVWVEGELCADNGDYLPEMKKHSIDSVKGSVHLADFSKDKLKMKLKSNKVNVIEILPGGVVTKKATAVVNVDKDGDFIRNPEVDIVKVSVAERHHALGNVANGFLAGYGIKHGAIAVTIAHDSHNIIAVGASDEDMEFAINALAEQEGGIVLVKDGKVIESMPMPIAGLMSDQSGEWVDEKLSAIHKLAHEELGVNESVEPVMTLTFMSLAVIPEIKLTDMGLFDVTKFEFIELEAE, from the coding sequence ATGACAAAAGAAAGTCTAAAGAATTTGATAGATGTAGCAGCTGGAAGAATTCCAGCGGACACCTTAATCAAAAATTGTAAGATAGTAAATGTTTTCTCAGGAGAAATTACTGAAGGAAATATCGCGCTGACAGATGGTATGATTGCGGGAATCGGTGATTACGAGGCGAAAAATATTGTAGATGCAGAGGGTGCATATGCTGCTCCAGGCTTTATTGATAGCCACATTCACATCGAATCATCCTATCTTTCACCAGAGGAGCTCGGCAAGCTTTTAGTTCCACACGGGGGAACGACAATAATCGCTGATCCTCACGAAATCGTAAATGTATGTGGACTAACAGGTCTAAGCTACATGATAGATGCAGCAAAGAATACGAAGCTTGATGTTAAGTACATGCTTCCTTCTTGCGTGCCAGCGACTGTTTTTGAGCATTCAGGCGCAGTTATCGATGCAGAGAAGATGAAGGAATTCATAGATAACGAGGCAATCCTTGGTATCGGTGAGTTCATGGATTTCCCTGGCGTAATCGGTGCTCTAGATGGAGATCTAGACAAGCTTATGCTATCAAAGGAAACCGGAAAACCAGTTGACGGTCACGCACCAGGCGTTTCAGGAAAGGCGCTAAATGCCTATTCTTCAACAAGAATTGTCGCAGATCACGAGTGTGCTTCAATAGAGGATATGCAAAACAAGATCGCTTGCGGAATGTACGTAATGCTCAGGGAGGGCTCTGCGTGCAAGGATCTTCAGAGACTGATAAAAGGGGTTACATCATATAATGCAAGGCGCTGCATCCTTTGTTCGGATGACAGGCAGCCTAAGACTATCCTCAAAGAAGGACATCTCGACAATCATCTGCGCATGTGCGTAGCTGAAGGACTAGATCCAATCGAAGTTCTCAGAATGGCGACAATAAACGCTTGTGAATGCTTTGGAATCAAAGATAGAGGAGCTATAGCTCCAGGCTACAGAGCCGATATTGTTTTGTTTGACAATCTAAAGGATTTCAATGTTGGCAAGGTTTGGGTAGAGGGTGAGCTTTGCGCGGATAATGGAGATTATTTACCAGAGATGAAGAAGCACTCCATAGACTCTGTAAAGGGCAGCGTACACCTAGCTGATTTTTCAAAGGATAAGCTCAAGATGAAGCTCAAGAGCAACAAGGTTAATGTAATTGAGATTCTTCCCGGTGGCGTAGTAACAAAGAAGGCTACAGCTGTCGTAAATGTAGATAAGGACGGCGACTTCATCAGAAATCCAGAGGTTGATATCGTAAAGGTCAGCGTTGCAGAAAGACATCACGCTCTCGGAAACGTTGCAAATGGCTTCCTCGCAGGATACGGAATCAAGCACGGAGCAATTGCAGTAACAATCGCTCACGATTCACACAATATAATCGCTGTTGGAGCAAGTGATGAAGATATGGAATTTGCAATCAATGCACTGGCAGAGCAGGAAGGCGGAATCGTTCTCGTCAAGGACGGTAAAGTCATAGAGAGCATGCCGATGCCGATTGCAGGACTTATGAGCGATCAAAGCGGTGAATGGGTCGATGAAAAGCTTTCAGCTATACATAAGCTCGCTCACGAGGAGCTTGGAGTCAATGAAAGCGTTGAGCCAGTCATGACTTTGACCTTCATGTCGCTTGCAGTAATTCCAGAGATAAAGCTCACAGATATGGGGCTGTTTGATGTAACAAAGTTCGAATTCATTGAGCTTGAGGCAGAATAA
- a CDS encoding xanthine/uracil/vitamin C permease: MNDKKTLVPWFKRGDIGGVTYLVTNNIVNYLIVIATLSGVLKWPDKIVFGAVIPGMSVGLMLGCLYYAFMGRRLSKKEGRADVTALPSGVSTPAMFVFLYGVIMPLHFALGKPELAWSAGVAACFIGGFVEFCGGIIGPWLKKRIPRAALLGTVAGIGFIWMATQGVFDILGDPMIGLPVLFVAILGLFGGYMFPKQIPPLVIAIVGGIVYALCLGRIQPDFSGIGFYIPNPVNSIEHLIDGFAIVAPYLTIIIPVEIYNFIETLDNVEASNAAGDNYNVREAQFADGICTMLSALCGGVIPNTVWLGHAGLKKSEAGIGYSLISGIVLGLSGIFGLFTFLNSVVPPAVCAITFLWCAVVMVAQAFKDNDRKHYAAIAVAMVPPVADYLYTQVTGALNLANLQTAVQNSGLNEYAADVTQMIKDAGVMWNGVPATKSGAIIIGILLGTMVTFVIDKRLDKVGITALMGYILSCFGFIHSASLGFYPLSPFAIGYLIIAVLSFIFHAGRNTWFKGPDDFDYV; this comes from the coding sequence ATGAACGACAAGAAAACTTTAGTACCATGGTTTAAAAGAGGAGATATCGGTGGAGTTACATACCTCGTAACAAATAACATCGTTAACTATCTTATTGTAATTGCAACGCTGTCAGGCGTTCTTAAATGGCCTGACAAAATTGTCTTTGGCGCGGTAATTCCTGGAATGTCTGTAGGTCTTATGCTAGGATGCCTATACTATGCTTTTATGGGACGCAGGCTATCAAAAAAGGAAGGCAGAGCCGATGTAACCGCTCTTCCTTCAGGTGTCTCAACACCTGCCATGTTCGTATTCCTATACGGCGTAATCATGCCACTTCACTTTGCACTCGGAAAACCTGAACTGGCTTGGTCAGCAGGTGTTGCAGCTTGTTTCATCGGCGGATTTGTTGAATTCTGCGGAGGTATCATCGGGCCTTGGCTAAAGAAGAGAATTCCAAGAGCTGCTCTACTTGGAACGGTTGCTGGTATCGGATTTATCTGGATGGCAACTCAGGGTGTGTTCGATATCCTCGGAGATCCAATGATTGGCCTTCCAGTTCTATTTGTAGCAATCCTTGGTCTATTCGGTGGCTATATGTTTCCAAAGCAGATTCCACCACTAGTCATCGCTATCGTGGGAGGAATAGTTTATGCGCTATGTCTTGGCCGTATACAGCCTGACTTCAGTGGTATCGGATTCTACATTCCAAATCCAGTAAACAGCATTGAGCACCTTATCGATGGATTTGCTATCGTAGCTCCTTACCTAACAATTATCATTCCAGTTGAAATTTATAACTTTATTGAAACACTAGATAATGTTGAAGCTTCAAATGCGGCAGGTGACAACTACAATGTTCGTGAAGCACAGTTTGCGGATGGAATTTGTACAATGCTCTCCGCACTTTGTGGTGGTGTTATCCCTAACACTGTATGGCTTGGTCATGCAGGACTTAAGAAGTCTGAGGCTGGCATCGGATACTCTTTGATTTCGGGAATTGTGCTTGGACTTTCTGGTATATTTGGACTATTCACCTTCCTCAACAGCGTTGTGCCACCAGCAGTTTGTGCAATCACCTTCCTATGGTGTGCAGTTGTAATGGTAGCTCAGGCATTTAAGGATAACGATAGAAAGCACTATGCGGCAATTGCCGTTGCAATGGTTCCTCCAGTAGCTGATTATCTTTACACTCAGGTTACAGGCGCTTTGAACCTTGCAAATTTGCAGACTGCAGTTCAAAACTCAGGACTAAACGAGTACGCAGCTGATGTTACACAGATGATAAAGGATGCTGGTGTAATGTGGAACGGTGTTCCAGCAACAAAATCAGGTGCCATAATAATTGGTATCTTGCTTGGAACCATGGTGACATTCGTCATAGATAAGAGATTAGATAAGGTTGGAATAACAGCATTAATGGGATATATTCTCTCTTGCTTTGGATTCATCCACAGCGCTTCGCTCGGATTTTATCCACTTTCACCTTTTGCAATAGGATATTTGATAATCGCAGTTTTATCTTTCATATTCCATGCAGGAAGAAATACATGGTTCAAGGGTCCTGATGATTTCGACTATGTATAA
- a CDS encoding methionine ABC transporter permease, with amino-acid sequence MPLAIWESFYMTVIATAAAIAIGLPLGIILVTGEKDGIMPIPTILYKGINALINLLRSVPFLILIIMVTPITRFIVDTVVGTGASVVPLVVASFPFVARLVETSIREVDSNVIEAAVSMGATPMQIVKRVLIPESLPSLISNFTIAITTILGYSAMSAILGGGGLGKIAINYGYYRRKTLVMIVAVALIVLMVQLFQTIGSKLASMCDKRL; translated from the coding sequence ATGCCTCTTGCCATTTGGGAAAGCTTTTACATGACAGTTATCGCAACGGCTGCAGCTATCGCAATAGGCTTACCACTAGGCATCATTCTGGTTACGGGTGAGAAGGATGGCATCATGCCGATTCCTACGATTCTGTACAAGGGCATAAATGCTTTGATAAACCTTTTGAGATCCGTACCATTTCTCATTTTGATTATCATGGTAACTCCAATTACAAGGTTCATAGTCGATACCGTAGTTGGTACAGGAGCTTCGGTTGTACCGCTTGTCGTTGCATCGTTTCCATTTGTAGCAAGACTTGTTGAAACTAGTATCAGAGAAGTGGATTCCAACGTTATTGAGGCTGCAGTTAGCATGGGTGCAACTCCAATGCAAATCGTAAAGAGGGTTCTAATCCCAGAGAGTCTTCCTTCACTGATTTCAAACTTTACAATTGCAATCACGACAATCCTAGGATACTCAGCAATGAGTGCAATACTCGGCGGAGGTGGTCTTGGTAAAATCGCAATCAACTATGGTTACTATAGACGTAAGACACTGGTTATGATCGTTGCAGTGGCACTTATTGTACTAATGGTTCAGCTATTTCAGACGATAGGGTCAAAGCTTGCTTCAATGTGCGACAAGAGATTATAA